One region of Streptococcus parasanguinis genomic DNA includes:
- the tyrS gene encoding tyrosine--tRNA ligase — protein sequence MHIFDELKERGLVFQTTDEEALRKALEEGQVSYYTGYDPTADSLHLGHLVAILTSRRLQLAGHKPYALVGGATGLIGDPSFKDAERSLQTKETVQEWVRSIQGQLSRFLDFENGDNKAEMVNNYDWFGSISFIDFLRDVGKYFTVNAMMSKESVKKRIETGISYTEFAYQIMQGYDFYVLNQEHNVTLQIGGSDQWGNMTAGTELMRRKADKTGHVMTVPLITDATGKKFGKSEGNAVWLNADKTSPYEMYQFWMNVMDADAVRFLKIFTFLSLDEIEEIRKQFEAAPHERLAQKILAREVVTLVHGEEAYKEALNITEQLFAGNIKNLSVKELKQGLRGVPNYQVQAEDNLNIVELLVTAGVVNSKRQAREDVQNGAIYVNGERIQDLDYVLSDSDKLENELTVIRRGKKKYFVLTY from the coding sequence ATGCACATTTTTGATGAGCTAAAAGAGCGTGGTTTGGTATTTCAAACGACGGATGAAGAAGCCTTGCGCAAAGCACTGGAAGAAGGTCAGGTTTCTTATTATACTGGTTATGATCCAACTGCTGACAGCCTTCACCTTGGTCACTTGGTTGCCATCTTAACGAGCCGTCGCCTTCAACTAGCAGGCCACAAACCTTACGCGCTCGTTGGCGGTGCGACTGGTCTCATTGGAGATCCGTCCTTCAAAGATGCTGAGCGTAGTCTCCAAACAAAAGAAACTGTTCAAGAATGGGTTCGCTCCATTCAAGGGCAATTGTCTCGTTTCCTCGATTTTGAAAATGGTGACAACAAAGCCGAAATGGTCAACAACTACGATTGGTTCGGAAGCATTAGCTTTATTGACTTCCTTCGAGATGTTGGAAAATACTTTACGGTCAATGCTATGATGAGTAAAGAATCTGTTAAAAAACGGATTGAGACAGGGATTTCTTACACAGAGTTTGCCTACCAAATCATGCAAGGCTACGACTTCTACGTCCTCAACCAAGAACACAATGTCACCCTTCAAATCGGTGGATCTGACCAATGGGGAAACATGACAGCTGGTACTGAGTTGATGCGTCGTAAGGCAGATAAAACTGGTCATGTTATGACTGTGCCTTTGATCACAGATGCAACTGGTAAGAAATTCGGTAAATCAGAAGGCAATGCCGTCTGGCTCAATGCAGACAAAACATCTCCATACGAAATGTACCAATTCTGGATGAATGTGATGGACGCCGACGCTGTGCGCTTCTTGAAGATCTTCACTTTCTTGTCACTGGACGAGATCGAAGAGATCCGTAAGCAGTTTGAGGCTGCTCCTCATGAACGTTTGGCTCAAAAGATCTTGGCGCGTGAAGTGGTCACCCTCGTTCACGGTGAAGAAGCTTACAAGGAAGCCCTCAACATCACGGAACAACTCTTTGCAGGAAACATCAAAAACCTTTCTGTCAAAGAACTCAAACAAGGCCTTCGTGGTGTGCCAAACTACCAGGTCCAAGCAGAAGACAACCTCAACATTGTAGAACTCTTGGTCACAGCTGGTGTAGTGAATTCTAAACGCCAAGCCCGCGAAGATGTTCAAAATGGAGCGATCTACGTCAATGGCGAACGCATCCAAGACCTTGACTATGTCTTGAGCGATAGCGATAAATTAGAAAATGAATTGACCGTTATCCGTCGCGGTAAGAAAAAATACTTTGTTTTGACTTATTAA
- the pbp1b gene encoding penicillin-binding protein PBP1B, which translates to MNQLKEKLQEFWKKVQKFFAKMYTETPNKEKNEESGWSVGDIFATFLRTLKLLWDVMIALFVCLFLFGAGIGIGYAASLFSNVKVPKTEELVQQVRNVSSVSKLTYSDKSLIAEVDSDLIRTPVAGDAISDNVKKAVIATEDENFESHKGVVPKAVLRATLGSVAGVGSSSGGSTLTQQLIKQQVVGDAPTFTRKATEIVDALALERGMDKNEILTTYLNVSPFGRNNRGQNIAGVEAAAQGIFGVSAKDLSVPQAAFIAGLPQSPIVYSPYAADGSLKSKENLELGLARAKDVLFNMYRTGALSKKDYETYAQYDLTKDFIAPDGIEKTPHDYLYFQAMEEAKEAMYDYLIKRDNVTKQDLKNNETVKAYQELAESELREGGYTIQTTINKPVHNAMQAAVANFGSVLDDGTGLVEVGNVLMDNRTGAVLGFIGGRNFDGNQNNHAFDTERSPGSTIKPLLAYGIAIDQGLMGSNSILSNYPTNFSSGEPIMHVDSRGTGMMDLREALNTSWNIPAYWTYRTLREKGVDVPSYMKKMGYDIPEYGIESLPMGGGIEVTVAQHTNGFQTIANNGNYLKRYMVEQIIDRDGDVVYKHEADPVRVYSPATATIMQDLLRGVITSGATTTFKSRISQVNPTLAGADWIGKTGTTNSNGDMWLMLSTPNVSLGGWIGHDNNASMQTLTGYNNNAQYMAQLANAIYQADPSLFGIQDKFTLDKSVIRSEVLKSTGERPGRVNVNGRDIDVSGQMVTSLWAKNGAPTTQYRFAIGGSDSDYQSAWAAILGNSSGNQSNNKNNSTTNSSSSNSSNRNSSNRGNRR; encoded by the coding sequence GTGAATCAATTAAAAGAGAAGCTGCAAGAGTTTTGGAAGAAAGTCCAAAAATTCTTTGCAAAGATGTATACAGAAACTCCGAATAAGGAAAAAAATGAAGAAAGTGGCTGGTCTGTCGGCGATATTTTTGCGACCTTTTTGAGGACGCTCAAACTCTTGTGGGATGTGATGATCGCCTTATTTGTGTGCCTCTTTTTATTTGGCGCAGGGATCGGGATTGGTTATGCAGCAAGCCTCTTTAGCAATGTTAAGGTTCCAAAGACAGAAGAACTAGTCCAGCAGGTTCGCAATGTCAGCAGTGTTTCAAAACTGACCTATTCCGATAAGAGCCTGATTGCAGAAGTGGACAGTGATTTGATCCGCACGCCGGTAGCTGGAGATGCCATTTCCGACAATGTCAAAAAGGCTGTGATCGCTACTGAGGATGAGAACTTTGAAAGCCACAAGGGGGTTGTACCCAAAGCTGTTCTTCGGGCGACGCTTGGATCTGTAGCCGGTGTCGGTTCCTCTAGTGGGGGATCGACCTTAACCCAGCAGTTGATCAAACAGCAAGTCGTAGGAGATGCTCCAACCTTTACTCGTAAGGCGACAGAGATTGTCGATGCTCTAGCTTTAGAGAGGGGAATGGATAAAAACGAAATCCTAACCACCTACTTAAACGTCTCGCCTTTTGGACGAAACAATCGGGGACAAAATATTGCAGGTGTGGAAGCCGCAGCTCAAGGGATCTTTGGCGTCTCTGCGAAAGACTTGTCTGTTCCACAAGCAGCCTTTATCGCTGGCTTGCCACAGAGTCCGATTGTCTACTCACCTTATGCTGCAGACGGAAGCCTAAAGAGCAAGGAGAATCTCGAGTTAGGTTTGGCGCGTGCCAAAGATGTTTTGTTCAATATGTACCGGACGGGAGCCTTATCGAAAAAAGACTACGAAACCTATGCTCAGTACGACTTGACCAAAGACTTCATTGCTCCAGATGGCATCGAGAAAACACCGCATGACTACCTCTACTTCCAAGCAATGGAAGAAGCAAAAGAGGCCATGTATGATTACTTGATCAAGCGAGACAATGTCACCAAGCAAGACCTGAAAAATAATGAAACCGTCAAGGCTTATCAAGAATTAGCTGAGAGTGAGTTGCGCGAAGGTGGTTACACTATCCAAACCACTATTAACAAACCGGTTCACAATGCGATGCAGGCTGCAGTCGCGAATTTTGGAAGCGTCTTGGATGATGGAACGGGACTGGTAGAAGTTGGGAATGTCCTGATGGACAACCGAACGGGTGCTGTTTTAGGATTTATCGGTGGTCGGAATTTTGATGGTAACCAAAACAACCATGCCTTTGATACAGAACGTTCCCCAGGATCTACTATCAAGCCACTGTTGGCCTATGGTATTGCCATCGACCAAGGCTTGATGGGAAGCAATAGCATCCTTTCTAACTACCCGACTAATTTCTCAAGTGGTGAGCCAATCATGCACGTGGATAGCCGAGGGACAGGCATGATGGATCTCCGTGAGGCCCTCAATACCTCATGGAATATTCCAGCTTACTGGACTTACCGGACCCTTCGTGAAAAGGGTGTGGATGTCCCATCCTACATGAAGAAAATGGGCTATGATATCCCTGAATATGGCATTGAGAGTCTGCCAATGGGGGGAGGAATTGAGGTCACTGTTGCCCAACATACCAATGGTTTCCAAACCATTGCTAACAATGGGAACTACCTCAAACGCTACATGGTAGAGCAAATCATTGATCGAGATGGGGATGTAGTATACAAGCACGAGGCAGATCCTGTTCGTGTTTACTCTCCAGCGACGGCAACGATTATGCAGGATCTCTTGCGCGGGGTTATTACGTCTGGTGCTACAACGACCTTTAAGTCACGGATTAGCCAAGTCAATCCAACGCTGGCAGGTGCTGACTGGATTGGAAAAACCGGTACCACTAACTCAAATGGGGATATGTGGCTCATGCTGTCCACCCCTAATGTTTCTTTAGGAGGTTGGATTGGCCATGACAACAATGCTTCTATGCAGACCTTGACTGGATACAACAACAATGCCCAATACATGGCGCAGTTGGCAAATGCGATCTACCAAGCAGATCCAAGTCTCTTCGGAATTCAGGATAAATTCACTCTCGATAAGAGTGTGATCCGCTCTGAAGTGCTCAAATCGACTGGTGAAAGACCGGGTCGCGTCAATGTCAATGGCCGGGATATCGATGTGAGCGGTCAAATGGTGACGAGCCTTTGGGCCAAAAACGGAGCGCCAACCACTCAATACCGCTTTGCCATCGGGGGATCGGATAGCGATTACCAAAGTGCTTGGGCAGCGATTCTCGGTAATAGCAGTGGAAATCAGTCCAATAATAAGAACAATTCGACAACCAATAGTTCATCAAGCAATAGTTCAAATCGAAATAGTTCCAATCGCGGCAATCGACGCTAG
- the rpoB gene encoding DNA-directed RNA polymerase subunit beta, translated as MAGHDVQYGKHRTRRSFSRIKEVLDLPNLIEIQTDSFKDFLDHGLKEVFEDVLPISNFTDTMELEFVGYEIREPKYSLEEARIHDASYSAPIFVTFRLVNKETGEIKTQEVFFGDFPIMTEMGTFIINGGERIIVSQLVRSPGVYFNDKVDKNGKIGYGSTVIPNRGAWLELETDSKDIAYTRIDRTRKIPFTTLVRALGFSGDDEIIDIFGDSELVRNTIEKDIHKNPMDSRTDEALKEIYERLRPGEPKTAESSRSLLVARFFDPRRYDLAPVGRYKINKKLNIKNRLLNQTIAEPLVDAETGEILVEAGTVMTRDVIDSISEQLDNGLNKITYIPNDAAVLTEPVELQKFKVVAPTDPDRVVTIIGNANPSDKVRIVTPADILAEMSYFLNLAEGLGRVDDIDHLGNRRIRAVGELLANQVRLGLSRMERNVRERMSVQDNDVLTPQQIINIRPVTAAIKEFFGSSQLSQFMDQHNPLSELSHKRRLSALGPGGLTRDRAGYEVRDVHYTHYGRMCPIETPEGPNIGLINNLSSYGHLNKYGFIQTPYRKVDREKGVVTNEIVWLTADEEDEYIVAQANSKLNEKGGFAEPIVMGRHRGNNQEFPSDQVDYMDVSPKQVVAVATACIPFLENDDSNRALMGANMQRQAVPLIDPKAPYVGTGMEYQAAHDSGAAVIAQHGGKVTYADADKVEVRREDGSLDVYHVQKFRRSNSGTAYNQRTLVKVGETVEKGDFIADGPSMEKGEMALGQNPIVAYMTWEGYNFEDAVIMSERLVKEDVYTSVHLEEFESETRDTKLGPEEITREIPNVGEDALRDLDETGIIRIGAEVKEGDILVGKVTPKGEKDLSAEERLLHAIFGDKSREVRDTSLRVPHGGDGVVRDVKIFTRANGDELQSGVNMLVRVYIAQKRKIRVGDKMAGRHGNKGVVSRIVPVEDMPYLPDGTPVDIMLNPLGVPSRMNIGQVMELHLGMAARNLGIHIATPVFDGASSEDLWDTVKEAGMDSDAKTILYDGRTGEPFDNRVSVGVMYMIKLHHMVDDKLHARSVGPYSMVTQQPLGGKAQFGGQRFGEMEVWALEAYGASNVLQEILTYKSDDVNGRLKAYEAITKGKPIPKPGVPESFRVLVKELQSLGLDMRVLDEDDQEVELRDLDEGEDDDVIHVDDLEKAREKAAKEAKAAFDAEESEK; from the coding sequence TTGGCAGGACATGACGTTCAATACGGGAAACATCGGACCCGTCGTAGTTTTTCAAGAATCAAAGAGGTTCTTGATTTACCAAACTTGATTGAAATCCAGACAGACTCATTCAAAGATTTCTTGGATCATGGCTTGAAGGAAGTATTTGAAGATGTGCTTCCAATCTCAAACTTCACGGATACAATGGAATTGGAATTTGTGGGTTATGAAATCCGCGAACCCAAGTATTCGCTTGAAGAAGCGCGCATTCACGATGCCAGCTACTCAGCACCAATCTTTGTGACCTTCCGTTTGGTCAACAAAGAAACAGGTGAAATCAAGACCCAAGAAGTTTTCTTTGGTGATTTCCCAATCATGACTGAAATGGGAACCTTCATCATCAATGGTGGAGAACGGATTATCGTATCTCAGTTGGTCCGCTCACCAGGTGTCTACTTCAATGATAAGGTGGACAAGAATGGTAAGATTGGCTATGGATCAACAGTTATCCCTAACCGTGGAGCTTGGTTAGAGCTTGAAACTGACTCAAAAGACATCGCCTACACGCGCATCGACCGCACACGTAAAATTCCATTTACAACGCTTGTGCGTGCTCTTGGATTCTCTGGAGATGATGAAATTATCGATATCTTTGGGGACAGCGAATTGGTTCGCAACACCATCGAAAAAGATATTCACAAAAATCCAATGGATTCGCGGACAGATGAAGCCCTCAAAGAAATCTACGAGCGTCTTCGTCCAGGTGAACCAAAAACAGCGGAAAGCTCACGTAGCTTGTTGGTAGCCCGTTTCTTTGATCCACGTCGTTATGACTTGGCACCAGTTGGTCGCTACAAGATCAACAAGAAACTCAATATCAAGAACCGCTTGTTGAATCAAACAATCGCAGAACCATTGGTGGATGCTGAAACAGGAGAAATCCTTGTAGAAGCTGGTACTGTCATGACGCGCGATGTCATCGACAGCATCTCAGAACAATTGGATAATGGTTTGAACAAAATCACCTACATTCCAAATGATGCTGCTGTTTTGACAGAACCGGTTGAATTGCAAAAATTCAAAGTTGTCGCTCCAACAGATCCAGACCGTGTTGTCACCATCATCGGGAATGCGAATCCATCTGACAAAGTACGCATTGTAACTCCAGCAGATATCTTGGCAGAGATGAGCTATTTCTTGAACCTTGCAGAAGGACTTGGCCGTGTAGATGATATCGACCACCTTGGAAACCGTCGGATTCGTGCCGTTGGTGAATTGCTTGCCAATCAAGTGCGTCTTGGACTTTCACGGATGGAACGAAACGTTCGCGAACGGATGTCTGTACAAGATAACGATGTCTTGACACCACAACAAATTATTAACATTCGTCCCGTAACTGCAGCGATCAAAGAATTCTTTGGGTCTTCACAGTTGTCCCAGTTCATGGACCAACACAACCCACTTTCTGAGTTGTCTCACAAACGTCGTTTGTCTGCCTTAGGGCCTGGTGGTTTGACACGTGACCGTGCCGGATATGAAGTGCGTGACGTGCACTATACCCACTATGGTCGTATGTGTCCAATCGAAACACCTGAAGGACCAAACATCGGTTTGATCAACAACTTGTCTTCATACGGACACTTGAACAAATATGGTTTCATCCAAACGCCATACCGGAAAGTGGATCGTGAAAAAGGTGTAGTGACCAACGAAATCGTTTGGTTGACAGCCGATGAAGAAGATGAGTACATCGTCGCGCAGGCCAACTCTAAGTTGAACGAAAAGGGTGGCTTTGCTGAGCCGATCGTTATGGGACGTCACCGTGGTAACAACCAAGAGTTCCCATCTGATCAAGTCGACTACATGGACGTGTCTCCAAAACAAGTAGTTGCCGTTGCGACAGCATGTATTCCTTTCTTGGAAAACGATGACTCCAACCGTGCCCTCATGGGTGCCAACATGCAACGTCAGGCTGTTCCATTGATTGATCCAAAAGCCCCTTATGTGGGTACTGGTATGGAATACCAAGCAGCCCATGACTCAGGTGCTGCAGTTATTGCACAACATGGTGGTAAGGTTACCTATGCAGATGCGGATAAGGTGGAAGTCCGTCGGGAAGATGGTTCTTTGGACGTCTACCATGTTCAAAAATTCCGTCGTTCAAACTCCGGTACAGCTTACAACCAACGTACTCTGGTTAAAGTTGGTGAAACCGTTGAAAAAGGCGACTTTATCGCTGATGGTCCATCGATGGAAAAAGGGGAAATGGCCCTTGGTCAAAACCCAATCGTCGCTTACATGACTTGGGAAGGGTATAACTTCGAGGATGCTGTTATCATGAGCGAACGCTTGGTGAAAGAAGATGTCTACACATCTGTTCACTTGGAAGAATTCGAATCAGAAACACGCGATACCAAGTTAGGCCCTGAAGAAATTACCCGTGAAATTCCAAACGTCGGGGAAGATGCTCTTCGTGACTTGGATGAAACAGGTATTATCCGTATTGGTGCTGAGGTTAAAGAAGGCGATATCCTTGTCGGTAAGGTAACACCGAAAGGTGAAAAAGACCTTTCTGCCGAAGAACGTCTCCTTCACGCTATCTTTGGGGATAAATCTCGTGAAGTGCGTGATACATCACTCCGTGTACCTCACGGTGGAGATGGAGTCGTTCGCGATGTTAAGATCTTTACCCGTGCAAACGGTGATGAATTACAATCTGGTGTCAACATGTTGGTTCGTGTTTACATTGCACAAAAACGCAAGATCCGCGTCGGAGATAAGATGGCCGGTCGTCACGGAAACAAAGGGGTTGTGTCTCGTATTGTTCCAGTTGAAGATATGCCTTACCTTCCAGACGGTACACCGGTTGATATCATGTTGAACCCTCTTGGGGTGCCATCACGTATGAATATCGGTCAGGTTATGGAACTTCACCTTGGTATGGCAGCTCGTAACTTGGGTATTCACATCGCAACACCAGTCTTTGATGGAGCAAGCTCAGAAGATCTCTGGGATACTGTGAAAGAAGCTGGTATGGATAGCGATGCCAAGACGATTCTTTACGATGGACGTACTGGTGAGCCGTTTGACAACCGTGTCTCTGTCGGTGTCATGTACATGATCAAGCTTCACCACATGGTTGATGATAAACTCCATGCCCGTTCAGTCGGACCATACTCAATGGTTACCCAACAACCACTCGGAGGGAAAGCTCAGTTTGGTGGACAACGTTTCGGGGAAATGGAAGTGTGGGCCCTTGAGGCTTATGGTGCATCAAATGTCCTTCAAGAAATCTTGACATACAAGTCAGATGATGTTAACGGACGTTTGAAAGCTTATGAAGCGATTACCAAAGGTAAACCAATTCCAAAACCAGGTGTACCAGAATCCTTCCGCGTTCTTGTCAAAGAATTGCAATCACTTGGTCTTGACATGCGTGTCTTGGACGAAGATGATCAAGAAGTGGAACTTCGTGACCTTGATGAAGGGGAAGACGATGATGTGATTCATGTGGATGACCTTGAAAAAGCACGCGAAAAAGCAGCAAAGGAAGCAAAAGCAGCCTTTGATGCCGAAGAATCAGAAAAATAA
- the rpoC gene encoding DNA-directed RNA polymerase subunit beta' gives MVDVNRFKSMQITLASPSKVRSWSYGEVKKPETINYRTLKPEREGLFDEVIFGPTKDWECACGKYKRIRYKGIVCDRCGVEVTRAKVRRERMGHIELKAPVSHIWYFKGIPSRMGLTLDMSPRALEEVIYFAAYVVIDPKDTPLEHKSIMTEREYRERLREYGPGSFVAKMGAEAIQDLLKQVDLEAEIAVLKEELKTATGQKRVKAVRRLDVLDAFYKSGNKPEWMVLNILPVIPPDLRPMVQLDGGRFAASDLNDLYRRVINRNNRLARLLELNAPGIIVQNEKRMLQEAVDALIDNGRRGRPITGPGSRPLKSLSHMLKGKQGRFRQNLLGKRVDFSGRSVIAVGPTLKMYQCGVPREMAIELFKPFVMREIVARDIVQNVKAAKRLVERGDERIWDILEEVIKEHPVLLNRAPTLHRLGIQAFEPVLIDGKALRLHPLVCEAYNADFDGDQMAIHVPLSEEAQAEARILMLAAEHILNPKDGKPVVTPSQDMVLGNYYLTMEEAGREGEGMVFKDRDEAVMALRNGYVHLHTRVGIATDSLNKPWTEAQQHKILLTTVGKILFNDIMPAELPYLQEPNNANLTEGVPAKYFLEPGQDVKAAIEKLELNVPFKKKNLGNIIAEIFKRFRTTETSAFLDRLKDLGYHHSTLAGLTVGIADIPVVEDKAEIIEESHKRVEQITKQFRRGLITDDERYNAVTAEWRAAREKLEKRLVDNQDPKNPIVMMMDSGARGNISNFSQLAGMRGLMAAPNGRIMELPILSNFREGLSVLEMFFSTHGARKGMTDTALKTADSGYLTRRLVDVAQDVIIREDDCGTDRGLVIRAITDGKEMIEPLEERLTGRYTKKSVKHPETGEVIVGPDTLISEDLAREIVHAGVEEVTIRSVFTCNTRHGVCRHCYGINLATGDAVEVGEAVGTIAAQSIGEPGTQLTMRTFHTGGVASNTDITQGLPRVQEIFEARNPKGEAVITEVKGEVTAIEEDASTRTKKVFVSGATGEGEYVVPYTARMKVEVGDQVSRGAALTEGSIQPKRLLAVRDVLSVETYLLAEVQKVYRSQGVEIGDKHIEVMVRQMIRKVRVMDPGDTDLLMGTLMDITDFTDANKDVLISGGVPATARPVLMGITKASLETNSFLSAASFQETTRVLTDAAIRGKKDHLLGLKENVIIGKIIPAGTGMARYRNLEPQAINEVEIIEEVPVTDGTVDEVQTAEVVEE, from the coding sequence GTGGTTGATGTAAATCGTTTTAAAAGTATGCAAATCACCCTAGCTTCTCCAAGCAAGGTCCGTTCATGGTCTTATGGAGAGGTCAAGAAACCTGAAACAATCAACTACCGTACATTGAAACCAGAACGCGAAGGTCTCTTTGATGAAGTCATCTTTGGACCTACAAAAGACTGGGAATGTGCGTGTGGGAAATACAAACGAATCCGTTACAAAGGGATCGTTTGTGACCGCTGTGGTGTGGAAGTAACACGTGCCAAGGTTCGTCGCGAACGCATGGGACACATCGAATTGAAAGCACCTGTGTCACACATCTGGTACTTCAAAGGCATCCCTTCTCGTATGGGGTTGACCTTGGACATGAGTCCTCGTGCCCTTGAAGAAGTCATCTACTTCGCAGCTTACGTGGTGATCGATCCAAAAGATACACCACTTGAGCACAAGTCCATCATGACAGAGCGTGAATACCGTGAACGCTTGCGCGAATACGGACCAGGTTCTTTTGTAGCTAAGATGGGGGCAGAAGCGATCCAAGACCTCTTGAAACAAGTGGATTTGGAAGCTGAAATTGCTGTCTTGAAGGAAGAATTGAAGACTGCAACTGGTCAAAAACGTGTGAAGGCAGTTCGCCGTTTGGATGTCTTAGATGCCTTCTACAAATCTGGCAACAAGCCAGAATGGATGGTTCTCAACATCCTTCCCGTTATTCCACCAGATCTTCGTCCGATGGTCCAATTGGATGGTGGCCGTTTTGCTGCCTCTGACTTGAATGATCTTTACCGTCGTGTGATTAACCGGAACAACCGTTTGGCACGTTTGCTTGAGTTGAATGCCCCTGGTATCATCGTGCAAAACGAAAAACGGATGCTCCAAGAAGCCGTTGATGCTTTGATCGACAACGGTCGTCGTGGTCGTCCGATCACAGGACCAGGTAGTCGTCCACTGAAATCTTTGAGCCATATGCTCAAAGGGAAACAAGGACGCTTCCGTCAAAACTTGCTCGGTAAACGGGTGGACTTCTCAGGACGTTCCGTTATCGCCGTTGGTCCAACTCTTAAGATGTACCAATGTGGTGTGCCACGTGAAATGGCCATCGAGCTCTTTAAACCATTTGTCATGCGTGAAATCGTTGCGCGTGACATCGTGCAAAACGTAAAAGCCGCTAAACGCTTGGTCGAACGTGGAGATGAACGTATCTGGGATATCTTGGAAGAAGTCATCAAAGAACACCCAGTTCTCTTGAACCGCGCACCGACCCTTCACCGTTTGGGGATCCAAGCCTTTGAACCTGTCTTGATTGACGGGAAAGCCCTTCGCTTGCACCCCCTTGTCTGTGAAGCCTACAATGCCGACTTCGATGGAGACCAAATGGCCATCCACGTACCGCTTTCAGAAGAAGCTCAAGCAGAAGCTCGTATCTTGATGTTGGCTGCTGAGCATATCTTGAACCCTAAAGATGGTAAACCAGTCGTTACGCCATCTCAGGATATGGTATTGGGGAACTACTACCTCACTATGGAAGAAGCTGGTCGTGAAGGAGAAGGCATGGTCTTCAAAGACCGTGATGAAGCGGTCATGGCTCTTCGCAATGGCTATGTTCACTTGCATACACGTGTCGGAATTGCGACAGATAGCTTGAACAAACCATGGACAGAAGCGCAACAACACAAGATTCTCTTGACAACTGTTGGTAAGATCCTCTTTAACGATATCATGCCTGCAGAGCTTCCATATCTTCAAGAGCCAAATAATGCCAACTTGACAGAAGGCGTTCCAGCTAAGTATTTCTTGGAGCCTGGTCAAGATGTCAAAGCAGCGATTGAGAAATTGGAATTAAACGTTCCATTCAAGAAGAAAAATCTTGGAAATATCATCGCAGAAATCTTCAAACGCTTCCGTACAACCGAAACATCTGCTTTCTTGGACCGCTTGAAAGACTTGGGTTACCATCACTCAACCCTTGCTGGTTTGACAGTGGGGATTGCCGATATTCCGGTCGTTGAAGATAAGGCAGAAATCATTGAAGAATCTCACAAACGTGTGGAACAAATCACCAAACAATTCCGTCGTGGTTTGATCACAGATGACGAACGCTACAATGCTGTTACAGCTGAATGGCGTGCAGCCCGTGAGAAATTGGAAAAACGCTTGGTGGATAACCAAGATCCGAAGAACCCAATCGTTATGATGATGGACTCTGGAGCCCGTGGTAACATCTCAAACTTCTCGCAACTTGCCGGTATGCGTGGTTTGATGGCCGCTCCAAACGGACGGATCATGGAATTGCCAATCCTGTCAAACTTCCGCGAAGGTTTGTCAGTACTCGAAATGTTCTTCTCAACTCACGGTGCCCGTAAAGGGATGACCGATACGGCCCTTAAGACAGCCGACTCAGGTTACTTGACTCGTCGTTTGGTTGACGTTGCCCAAGACGTCATTATTCGTGAAGATGACTGTGGAACAGACCGTGGACTTGTGATCCGTGCCATTACTGATGGTAAGGAAATGATCGAGCCACTCGAAGAACGCTTGACTGGTCGTTATACCAAGAAATCTGTTAAACATCCTGAAACAGGTGAAGTCATCGTTGGTCCAGATACCTTGATCTCAGAAGACCTAGCACGTGAAATTGTTCATGCTGGTGTGGAAGAAGTCACTATCCGCTCTGTCTTTACATGTAACACCCGCCATGGTGTCTGCCGTCACTGTTATGGTATCAACTTGGCGACTGGTGATGCGGTTGAAGTGGGTGAAGCAGTCGGAACCATCGCTGCCCAATCTATCGGGGAACCTGGTACACAGTTGACCATGCGTACCTTCCACACGGGTGGGGTTGCCTCAAATACCGATATCACTCAAGGTCTTCCTCGTGTCCAAGAAATCTTTGAAGCCCGCAATCCAAAAGGGGAAGCGGTCATCACTGAGGTCAAAGGGGAAGTCACAGCGATCGAAGAAGATGCTTCTACACGGACCAAGAAAGTCTTTGTTAGCGGAGCAACTGGTGAAGGTGAATACGTTGTCCCTTACACTGCCCGCATGAAAGTCGAAGTAGGAGATCAAGTCTCTCGTGGTGCGGCTCTGACAGAAGGGTCTATCCAACCAAAACGTCTCCTTGCCGTTCGTGATGTCTTGTCGGTTGAAACTTACCTTCTTGCGGAAGTACAAAAAGTATACCGTAGCCAAGGGGTAGAAATCGGCGACAAACACATCGAGGTAATGGTTCGTCAAATGATCCGTAAAGTACGTGTCATGGATCCAGGAGATACAGACCTTCTCATGGGTACGCTTATGGACATTACAGACTTTACAGATGCTAATAAGGATGTCCTTATCTCTGGTGGAGTTCCTGCGACTGCTCGTCCAGTCCTTATGGGAATCACCAAAGCCTCTCTTGAAACCAACAGTTTCTTGTCAGCTGCTTCCTTCCAAGAAACCACTCGTGTTCTTACTGACGCAGCGATCCGTGGTAAGAAAGACCATCTCCTTGGACTTAAGGAAAATGTTATCATTGGTAAGATTATTCCTGCAGGTACAGGGATGGCTCGTTACCGTAACTTGGAACCACAAGCGATTAACGAAGTTGAAATCATCGAAGAAGTGCCAGTAACAGATGGAACAGTCGATGAAGTTCAAACAGCTGAAGTCGTAGAAGAATAA